One window of the Vigna radiata var. radiata cultivar VC1973A chromosome 1, Vradiata_ver6, whole genome shotgun sequence genome contains the following:
- the LOC106774182 gene encoding probable chlorophyll(ide) b reductase NYC1, chloroplastic — MAAVVKLHVFPDSLNRHKTRIFRRGFGSCPSPGVLGFGHDCDRFSVRECRAFRTEDGGDAKEKKSRNLKKSEVNSKRESGFWSSLQSILLRNFMVGSKTDDEYRQAVVKVEGLLSSIAIQIGRYIVTMMSTGVILSIGFQMSGGDSQMDALIWYSWLGGVIIGTMIGANMVLEEHCRAGPRNVVITGSTRGLGKALAREFLLSGDRVIVTSRSLESVQATVKELEENLKEGIANSVGSSLTKLSHSKVVGIACDVCEPHDVQRLADFAVKELGYVDIWINNAGTNKGFRPLLQFSDEDIKQIVSTNLVGSILCTREAMRVMRNQANAGHIFNMDGAGSGGSSTPLTAVYGSTKCGLRQLQGSLLKECKRSKVGVHTASPGMVLTDLLLSGSTVQNRQMFNIICELPETVARTLVPRMRVVKGTGKAINYLTPPRILLALVTAWLRRGRWFDDQGRALYAAEADRLRNWAEDRARFSFTDAMEMYTENTWLSVFSLSVVCAFIILSSTGNNMPGT, encoded by the exons ATGGCGGCAGTTGTGAAGCTTCACGTTTTCCCGGATAGTTTGAACAGGCACAAAACAAGGATTTTCAGGAGGGGTTTTGGCTCGTGCCCTTCTCCTGGGGTGCTTGGTTTTGGACATGATTGTGATCGGTTCTCTGTGAGAGAGTGCAGGGCCTTCAGGACTGAAGATGGTGGGGATGCCAAGGAGAAAAAGTCTCgaaatttgaagaaaagtgaagtGAATTCCAAAAGGGAAAGTGGGTTTTGGAGTTCCCTCCAGTCTATCTTGTTGAGGAATTTCATGGTGGGTTCAAAAACAGATGATGAGTATCGCCAAGCTGTGGTGAAGGTGGAGGGTCTGCTATCCTCG ATTGCCATTCAAATTGGAAGGTATATTGTGACCATGATGAGCACTGGGGTCATCCTTTCGATCGGATTTCAGATGTCAG GTGGAGACAGTCAAATGGATGCATTGATTTGGTACAGTTGGCTAGGAGGAGTGATCATTGGAACAATGATAGGTGCTAACATGGTGCTGGAGGAACATTGTCGTGCTGGTCCGCGTAATGTTGTCATAACAGGGAG TACAAGGGGATTGGGTAAAGCCTTAGCTCGAGAGTTTCTTCTTTCTGGAGATCGTGTGATTGTTACCTCTCGAAG CCTCGAGTCTGTGCAAGCAACTGTTAAAGAGCTTGAGGAAAATCTGAAGGAAGGCATTGCCAATTCAGTTGGTTCATCACTGACAAAACTTTCTCATTCAAAGGTGGTAGGCATTGCTTGTGATGTTTGTGAGCCTCATGATGTGCAGAGATTGGCAGACTTTGCTGTCAAAGAACTTGGTTATGTTGACATTTGG ATAAATAATGCCGGAACAAATAAAGGTTTTAGACCATTGCTTCAGTTTAGTGACGAAGATATTAAACAG ATTGTCTCAACAAATTTGGTTGGATCTATTCTTTGTACACGAGAAGCCATGCGTGTGATGAGAAACCAAGCCAATGCAGGTCACATATTTAACATGGATGGTGCCGGTTCTGGAGGCTCCAGCACACCTTTGACTGCTGT ATATGGTTCTACAAAGTGTGGCCTCAGGCAACTTCAGGGATCACTTTTAAAGGAGTGCAAGCGATCCAAAGTAGGCGTCCATACTGCATCTCCAGGAATGGTTCTTACAGATCTGCTTTTAAG TGGTTCAACTGTCCAAAACAGGCAGATGTTCAACATCATCTGTGAGCTTCCAGAAACTGTTGCTAGAACATTAGTTCCACGAATGCGGGTTGTCAAGGGAACAGGCAAAGCCATCAATTACTTGACCCCTCCCAGAATCTTACTTGCTTTGGTCACTGCCTGGTTACGGCGAGGTCGCTGGTTTGATGATCAG GGAAGAGCATTGTATGCAGCCGAAGCGGACCGATTGCGTAATTGGGCCGAAGATCGGGCCCGGTTTTCTTTCACAGATGCCATGGAAATGTACACAGAGAACACCTGGTTATCAGTCTTCTCACTTTCAGTTGTGTGTGCCTTCATAATTCTTTCCAGCACAGGCAACAATATGCCTGGCACATGA
- the LOC106773619 gene encoding uncharacterized protein LOC106773619 isoform X3 produces MNNNHITRPQDQRSRFAKPATIHGCALSGDLAGLQRLLRDNPSLLNEKNPVYGETPLHMAAKNGCNEAAQLLLARGAVVEARANNGMTPLHLAVWYSLRSEEFLTVKTLLEYNADCSAKDDEGMTPLNHLSQGPGTEKLRELLNWHLKEQRKRRAIEACSETKAKMDQLEKELSNIVGLNDLKVQLRKWAKGMLLDERRRALGLHVGARRPPHMAFLGNPGTGKTMVARILGKLLHMVGILPSDKVTEVQRTDLVGEFVGHTGPKTRRKIMEAEGGILFVDEAYRLVPLQKSDDKDYGLEALEEIMSVMDSGKIVVIFAGYSEPMKRVISSNEGFCRRVTKFFQFNDFNSEELAQILHIKMHTLAEDSVLYGFKLHPECSIKALATLIERETTEKQRKDTNGGLVATMLVNARENLDLRLSFDCMDTEELLTITLVDLEEGLQLLAQ; encoded by the exons ATGAACAACAATCACATCACCAGGCCTCAGGATCAACGGTCAAGATTTGCAAAGCCAGCCACCATCCATGGCTGCGCCCTCTCCGGTGACCTCGCCGGACTACAGAGGCTACTTCGAGACAACCCTTCGCTCCTCAACGAGAAGAACCCTGTT TATGGAGAAACTCCATTGCACATGGCAGCAAAGAATGGGTGCAATGAAGCTGCGCAATTACTTCTTGCTCGTGGGGCTGTTGTTGAAGCCAGAGCAAAT AATGGTATGACACCTTTACATCTTGCTGTTTGGTACTCGCTGCGATCAGAAGAATTCTTAACTGTGAAAACATTGCTTGAGTACAATGCTGATTGCAGTGCTAAGGACGAT GAGGGAATGACACCTCTAAATCATCTATCCCAAGGCCCTGGAACTGAGAAACTCAGGGAACTATTAAACTGGCATCTTAAAGAGCAGAGGAAACGACGAGCCATTGAAGCATGCAGTGAAACCAAAGCTAAAATGGACCAGCTTGAGAAGGAACTATCCAACATTGTGGGTCTTAATGATCTAAAGGTACAACTACGCAAGTGGGCAAAGGGCATGCTTTTGGATGAGAGACGAAGAGCTCTTGGCCTGCATGTTGGTGCAAGAAGACCACCACACATGGCCTTTCTTGGCAACCCTGGAACAG GTAAAACTATGGTAGCAAGGATTCTTGGAAAATTACTCCATATGGTGGGAATTCTACCTTCTGATAAAGTGACAGAAGTACAGCGTACGGATTTAGTAGGTGAATTTGTTGGCCACACTGGTCCAAAAACCAGGAGGAAG ATCATGGAAGCAGAGGGGGGCATTCTTTTTGTTGATGAAGCTTATAGATTGGTACCATTGCAAAAGTCTGATGACAAGGACTATGGGTTGGAAGCCTTAGAGGAGATTATGTCTGTCATGGACAGTGGCAAAATTGTAGTAATATTTGCTGGCTACAGTGAACCAATGAAGCGAGTGATAAGTTCTAATGAAGGTTTCTGTAGAAGGGTAACCaagttttttcaatttaatgatTTCAACTCAGAAGAACTAGCACAAATCCTTCACATCAAGATGCATACTTTAGCAGAAGATAGTGTGCTATATGGATTTAAGTTGCATCCCGAGTGCAGTATAAAAGCCTTGGCTACATTGATAGAAAGGGAAACAACAGAAAAACAGCGAAAGGATACAAATGGTGGATTGGTAGCTACCATGTTGGTTAATGCTAGAGAAAATTTGGACCTACGTCTCAGTTTTGACTGTATGGACACAGAAGAACTTCTTACCATCACTTTGGTAGATTTAGAAGAAGGCCTTCAGCTATTAGCACAGTAA
- the LOC106773619 gene encoding uncharacterized protein LOC106773619 isoform X2, with product MNNNHITRPQDQRSRFAKPATIHGCALSGDLAGLQRLLRDNPSLLNEKNPVMAQTPLHVSAGQNRVDIVKFLLDWQGPDKVEMEAKNMYGETPLHMAAKNGCNEAAQLLLARGAVVEARANNGMTPLHLAVWYSLRSEEFLTVKTLLEYNADCSAKDDEGMTPLNHLSQGPGTEKLRELLNWHLKEQRKRRAIEACSETKAKMDQLEKELSNIVGLNDLKVQLRKWAKGMLLDERRRALGLHVGARRPPHMAFLGNPGTGKTMVARILGKLLHMVGILPSDKVTEVQRTDLVGEFVGHTGPKTRRKIMEAEGGILFVDEAYRLVPLQKSDDKDYGLEALEEIMSVMDSGKIVVIFAGYSEPMKRVISSNEGFCRRVTKFFQFNDFNSEELAQILHIKMHTLAEDSVLYGFKLHPECSIKALATLIERETTEKQRKDTNGGLVATMLVNARENLDLRLSFDCMDTKELLTITLVDLEAGLQLLAQ from the exons ATGAACAACAATCACATCACCAGGCCTCAGGATCAACGGTCAAGATTTGCAAAGCCAGCCACCATCCATGGCTGCGCCCTCTCCGGTGACCTCGCCGGACTACAGAGGCTACTTCGAGACAACCCTTCGCTCCTCAACGAGAAGAACCCTGTT ATGGCACAGACACCACTTCATGTGTCTGCTGGTCAGAATAGGGTCGATATAGTTAAATTTCTTCTTGATTGGCAAGGGCCAGATAAGGTTGAGATGGAGGCCAAGAATATG TATGGAGAAACTCCATTGCACATGGCAGCAAAGAATGGGTGCAATGAAGCTGCGCAATTACTTCTTGCTCGTGGGGCTGTTGTTGAAGCCAGAGCAAAT AATGGTATGACACCTTTACATCTTGCTGTTTGGTACTCGCTGCGATCAGAAGAATTCTTAACTGTGAAAACATTGCTTGAGTACAATGCTGATTGCAGTGCTAAGGACGAT GAGGGAATGACACCTCTAAATCATCTATCCCAAGGCCCTGGAACTGAGAAACTCAGGGAACTATTAAACTGGCATCTTAAAGAGCAGAGGAAACGACGAGCCATTGAAGCATGCAGTGAAACCAAAGCTAAAATGGACCAGCTTGAGAAGGAACTATCCAACATTGTGGGTCTTAATGATCTAAAGGTACAACTACGCAAGTGGGCAAAGGGCATGCTTTTGGATGAGAGACGAAGAGCTCTTGGCCTGCATGTTGGTGCAAGAAGACCACCACACATGGCCTTTCTTGGCAACCCTGGAACAG GTAAAACTATGGTAGCAAGGATTCTTGGAAAATTACTCCATATGGTGGGAATTCTACCTTCTGATAAAGTGACAGAAGTACAGCGTACGGATTTAGTAGGTGAATTTGTTGGCCACACTGGTCCAAAAACCAGGAGGAAG ATCATGGAAGCAGAGGGGGGCATTCTTTTTGTTGATGAAGCTTATAGATTGGTACCATTGCAAAAGTCTGATGACAAGGACTATGGGTTGGAAGCCTTAGAGGAGATTATGTCTGTCATGGACAGTGGCAAAATTGTAGTAATATTTGCTGGCTACAGTGAACCAATGAAGCGAGTGATAAGTTCTAATGAAGGTTTCTGTAGAAGGGTAACCaagttttttcaatttaatgatTTCAACTCAGAAGAACTAGCACAAATCCTTCACATCAAGATGCATACTTTAGCAGAAGATAGTGTGCTATATGGATTTAAGTTGCATCCCGAGTGCAGTATAAAAGCCTTGGCTACATTGATAGAAAGGGAAACAACAGAAAAACAGCGAAAGGATACAAATGGTGGATTG
- the LOC106773619 gene encoding uncharacterized protein LOC106773619 isoform X1: MNNNHITRPQDQRSRFAKPATIHGCALSGDLAGLQRLLRDNPSLLNEKNPVMAQTPLHVSAGQNRVDIVKFLLDWQGPDKVEMEAKNMYGETPLHMAAKNGCNEAAQLLLARGAVVEARANNGMTPLHLAVWYSLRSEEFLTVKTLLEYNADCSAKDDEGMTPLNHLSQGPGTEKLRELLNWHLKEQRKRRAIEACSETKAKMDQLEKELSNIVGLNDLKVQLRKWAKGMLLDERRRALGLHVGARRPPHMAFLGNPGTGKTMVARILGKLLHMVGILPSDKVTEVQRTDLVGEFVGHTGPKTRRKIMEAEGGILFVDEAYRLVPLQKSDDKDYGLEALEEIMSVMDSGKIVVIFAGYSEPMKRVISSNEGFCRRVTKFFQFNDFNSEELAQILHIKMHTLAEDSVLYGFKLHPECSIKALATLIERETTEKQRKDTNGGLVATMLVNARENLDLRLSFDCMDTEELLTITLVDLEEGLQLLAQ; encoded by the exons ATGAACAACAATCACATCACCAGGCCTCAGGATCAACGGTCAAGATTTGCAAAGCCAGCCACCATCCATGGCTGCGCCCTCTCCGGTGACCTCGCCGGACTACAGAGGCTACTTCGAGACAACCCTTCGCTCCTCAACGAGAAGAACCCTGTT ATGGCACAGACACCACTTCATGTGTCTGCTGGTCAGAATAGGGTCGATATAGTTAAATTTCTTCTTGATTGGCAAGGGCCAGATAAGGTTGAGATGGAGGCCAAGAATATG TATGGAGAAACTCCATTGCACATGGCAGCAAAGAATGGGTGCAATGAAGCTGCGCAATTACTTCTTGCTCGTGGGGCTGTTGTTGAAGCCAGAGCAAAT AATGGTATGACACCTTTACATCTTGCTGTTTGGTACTCGCTGCGATCAGAAGAATTCTTAACTGTGAAAACATTGCTTGAGTACAATGCTGATTGCAGTGCTAAGGACGAT GAGGGAATGACACCTCTAAATCATCTATCCCAAGGCCCTGGAACTGAGAAACTCAGGGAACTATTAAACTGGCATCTTAAAGAGCAGAGGAAACGACGAGCCATTGAAGCATGCAGTGAAACCAAAGCTAAAATGGACCAGCTTGAGAAGGAACTATCCAACATTGTGGGTCTTAATGATCTAAAGGTACAACTACGCAAGTGGGCAAAGGGCATGCTTTTGGATGAGAGACGAAGAGCTCTTGGCCTGCATGTTGGTGCAAGAAGACCACCACACATGGCCTTTCTTGGCAACCCTGGAACAG GTAAAACTATGGTAGCAAGGATTCTTGGAAAATTACTCCATATGGTGGGAATTCTACCTTCTGATAAAGTGACAGAAGTACAGCGTACGGATTTAGTAGGTGAATTTGTTGGCCACACTGGTCCAAAAACCAGGAGGAAG ATCATGGAAGCAGAGGGGGGCATTCTTTTTGTTGATGAAGCTTATAGATTGGTACCATTGCAAAAGTCTGATGACAAGGACTATGGGTTGGAAGCCTTAGAGGAGATTATGTCTGTCATGGACAGTGGCAAAATTGTAGTAATATTTGCTGGCTACAGTGAACCAATGAAGCGAGTGATAAGTTCTAATGAAGGTTTCTGTAGAAGGGTAACCaagttttttcaatttaatgatTTCAACTCAGAAGAACTAGCACAAATCCTTCACATCAAGATGCATACTTTAGCAGAAGATAGTGTGCTATATGGATTTAAGTTGCATCCCGAGTGCAGTATAAAAGCCTTGGCTACATTGATAGAAAGGGAAACAACAGAAAAACAGCGAAAGGATACAAATGGTGGATTGGTAGCTACCATGTTGGTTAATGCTAGAGAAAATTTGGACCTACGTCTCAGTTTTGACTGTATGGACACAGAAGAACTTCTTACCATCACTTTGGTAGATTTAGAAGAAGGCCTTCAGCTATTAGCACAGTAA